Proteins from a genomic interval of Hoplias malabaricus isolate fHopMal1 chromosome 13, fHopMal1.hap1, whole genome shotgun sequence:
- the LOC136665437 gene encoding EF-hand calcium-binding domain-containing protein 3-like isoform X2 — MMRSHTDPKPHEQMISDETELHSRRAHEHPHTSFLNTEFLQSLGTCRVEDLSSVRQDEPLTEAQIDAFWAVFECFNKNSDGYIDAESLRSTLDIVGMFISSEEAHKALRRADTDEDGVVGFYDFLSVMTDCQQFSNCVKTECTDREDVSEQVFYKTLAKFLKAGILPYWAAGELVQYYHKKTLHVIQHTVQPDDDDDGHVLLCYSKVAHLLGLNYKQLMKYMMPPATNISQKSSPGQKAEHGHMGMSLHRGVQRRMARIKITKTQKTVEIEDWMPKLSIKHPGEETKYMITPVQIKMNLGLKERDCLTYDKIKQIVSKAQSGLNQYLKTLTQYKRRDSWRSWDTLQSYCRLHHSTRFPEIFCTYSWSWSSCQNMMEVSELLQRQGLQPRPYRVPFCAKQRPHISTRLRATEKHQKEQNDDTHPTGENSSSLDSGCRCLLEHSTTF, encoded by the exons ATGATGAGAAGTCATACTGACCCTAAACCACATGAGCAAATGATTTCGGATGAAACTGAACTGCACAGCAGAAGAGCTCATGAGCATCCACACACAAGTTTTCTGAACACAGAGTTCCTCCAGTCTCT TGGGACTTGCCGTGTGGAAGATTTATCGTCTGTGCGACAAGATGAGCCCCTCACTGAGGCACAGATAGATG CTTTTTGGGCTGTGTTTGAGTGTTTCAATAAGAACAGTGATGGGTATATTGACGCTGAATCGTTGCGCTCTACTCTGGATATTGTGGGAATGTTTATCAGCTCAGAAGAAGCACACAAGGCTCTGAGAAGGGCAGACACTGACG AGGATGGAGTGGTGGGATTTTACGACTTTCTCTCTGTGATGACGGATTGCCAACAATTCTCCAACTGCGTGAAAA CTGAGTGCACAGACAGAGAGGATGTGTCAGAGCAGGTGTTTTATAAAACTCTAGCTAAATTCCTGAAAGCAGGAATTCTTCCCTACTGGGCTGCAGGAGAGCTCGTACA GTATTACCATAAGAAGACTCTGCATGTGATTCAGCACACAGTGCAAccggatgatgatgatgatggtcaTGTTCTTTTGTGCTACTCAAAAGTAGCCCACCTTCTCGGACTCAACTACAAACAGTTGATGAAGTACATGATGCCACCGg CAACGAAcatttctcagaagagtagtCCAGGTCAAAAAGCTGAGCACGGCCACATGGGCATGTCTCTGCACCGTGGTGTTCAAAGAAGAATGGCCCGGATTAAGATCACCAAAACGCAGAAGACTGTTGAGATTGAGGATTGGATGCCAAAG CTGTCAATCAAGCACCCTGGAGAGGAAACTAAATACATGATCACCCCAGTGCAGATCAAGATGAACCTGgggctgaaagagagagactgccTCACTTATGACAAGATCAAGCAGATTGTGTCCAAG GCTCAGTCCGGTCTGAATCAGTACCTGAAAACTCTGACCCAGTATAAACGCAGAGACTCCTGGAGGTCCTGGGACACTTTACAGAGCTATTGCCGTCTGCATCACAGCACACGTTTCCCAGAAATCTTCTGCACATACTCCTGGTCCTGGAGCTCCTGCCAGAACATGATGGAGGTctcagagctgctacagagacaAGGGCTCCAACCCAGACCTTACAGGGTTCCCTTCTGTGCAAAACAA AGGCCCCACATCTCCACAAGGCTTAGAGCCACAGAGAAGCATCAGAAAGAGCAGAATGATGACACACACCCTACAGGAGAGAATAGCTCAAGCCTAGACTCAGGTTGTAGGTGTTTATTAGAACACAGCACTACATTTTAA
- the LOC136665437 gene encoding EF-hand calcium-binding domain-containing protein 3-like isoform X1 — MVTQNRTSHTSMMRSHTDPKPHEQMISDETELHSRRAHEHPHTSFLNTEFLQSLGTCRVEDLSSVRQDEPLTEAQIDAFWAVFECFNKNSDGYIDAESLRSTLDIVGMFISSEEAHKALRRADTDEDGVVGFYDFLSVMTDCQQFSNCVKTECTDREDVSEQVFYKTLAKFLKAGILPYWAAGELVQYYHKKTLHVIQHTVQPDDDDDGHVLLCYSKVAHLLGLNYKQLMKYMMPPATNISQKSSPGQKAEHGHMGMSLHRGVQRRMARIKITKTQKTVEIEDWMPKLSIKHPGEETKYMITPVQIKMNLGLKERDCLTYDKIKQIVSKAQSGLNQYLKTLTQYKRRDSWRSWDTLQSYCRLHHSTRFPEIFCTYSWSWSSCQNMMEVSELLQRQGLQPRPYRVPFCAKQRPHISTRLRATEKHQKEQNDDTHPTGENSSSLDSGCRCLLEHSTTF, encoded by the exons ATGGTCACTCAGAACAGAACAAG TCACACATCCATGATGAGAAGTCATACTGACCCTAAACCACATGAGCAAATGATTTCGGATGAAACTGAACTGCACAGCAGAAGAGCTCATGAGCATCCACACACAAGTTTTCTGAACACAGAGTTCCTCCAGTCTCT TGGGACTTGCCGTGTGGAAGATTTATCGTCTGTGCGACAAGATGAGCCCCTCACTGAGGCACAGATAGATG CTTTTTGGGCTGTGTTTGAGTGTTTCAATAAGAACAGTGATGGGTATATTGACGCTGAATCGTTGCGCTCTACTCTGGATATTGTGGGAATGTTTATCAGCTCAGAAGAAGCACACAAGGCTCTGAGAAGGGCAGACACTGACG AGGATGGAGTGGTGGGATTTTACGACTTTCTCTCTGTGATGACGGATTGCCAACAATTCTCCAACTGCGTGAAAA CTGAGTGCACAGACAGAGAGGATGTGTCAGAGCAGGTGTTTTATAAAACTCTAGCTAAATTCCTGAAAGCAGGAATTCTTCCCTACTGGGCTGCAGGAGAGCTCGTACA GTATTACCATAAGAAGACTCTGCATGTGATTCAGCACACAGTGCAAccggatgatgatgatgatggtcaTGTTCTTTTGTGCTACTCAAAAGTAGCCCACCTTCTCGGACTCAACTACAAACAGTTGATGAAGTACATGATGCCACCGg CAACGAAcatttctcagaagagtagtCCAGGTCAAAAAGCTGAGCACGGCCACATGGGCATGTCTCTGCACCGTGGTGTTCAAAGAAGAATGGCCCGGATTAAGATCACCAAAACGCAGAAGACTGTTGAGATTGAGGATTGGATGCCAAAG CTGTCAATCAAGCACCCTGGAGAGGAAACTAAATACATGATCACCCCAGTGCAGATCAAGATGAACCTGgggctgaaagagagagactgccTCACTTATGACAAGATCAAGCAGATTGTGTCCAAG GCTCAGTCCGGTCTGAATCAGTACCTGAAAACTCTGACCCAGTATAAACGCAGAGACTCCTGGAGGTCCTGGGACACTTTACAGAGCTATTGCCGTCTGCATCACAGCACACGTTTCCCAGAAATCTTCTGCACATACTCCTGGTCCTGGAGCTCCTGCCAGAACATGATGGAGGTctcagagctgctacagagacaAGGGCTCCAACCCAGACCTTACAGGGTTCCCTTCTGTGCAAAACAA AGGCCCCACATCTCCACAAGGCTTAGAGCCACAGAGAAGCATCAGAAAGAGCAGAATGATGACACACACCCTACAGGAGAGAATAGCTCAAGCCTAGACTCAGGTTGTAGGTGTTTATTAGAACACAGCACTACATTTTAA